A window of the Rhizobium viscosum genome harbors these coding sequences:
- a CDS encoding S8 family serine peptidase: MTDQTQMPEPAPIDYYYLWHLTALGVIDAEYGSAPPAPPALDASAARALPDPLITGTVWDAIASAGPLRPARVALIDVGVSPDHPNLATRLDREASIDLTTHRYGARVLEVLDTTTSFDREERHAFFAGLNIAPLGNIGLSNDDRDYLSDLVAEYAASEGVLRRLYNPESLFASHGTCCAGLIVGEPAVVAEEGTPSLPPDGAFYGNGDELRTSGNRNVIPYFGVDPFSRLISIRTSFEDDVRQFIAAFLFAYHQKADVIVLPRGLPDPKRSVVDPKNELKADLELWKNEDAANLFTRIAVADQGGPELEPKAAQKGSNPDRPWHILKQLILAISRHIPIVCAAGNSGESQLIYPASLAADNNGIIAVGAVTVEGFRSGYSNYGEGLTVVSPSDDGEVFNRHQLRLDRLSPFAAQHDYGTFRTREYYYSHFSLLTTDLSGIFGYNHGSDPWSAIVPFGTNPGIGGGYYTTFGGTSGASAQVGGLCALIQRAYKSRHNPGDRLSGPHVKSILKAASRLDAIVAPGTRKLTADCMNAESEDALDMAYFFGSGLPNARAAVQAALAI; the protein is encoded by the coding sequence ATGACGGATCAAACACAAATGCCCGAGCCCGCGCCGATCGACTACTATTATCTCTGGCACCTGACTGCCCTTGGCGTAATCGACGCGGAATACGGATCGGCTCCGCCAGCTCCACCCGCGCTCGATGCGAGCGCCGCACGCGCGCTCCCCGATCCCCTCATCACCGGCACGGTCTGGGATGCCATTGCTTCCGCCGGCCCGTTGCGACCCGCACGGGTGGCGCTGATCGATGTCGGCGTATCTCCGGATCATCCCAATCTGGCGACCCGGCTTGACCGGGAGGCGTCAATCGATTTGACGACCCATCGCTACGGCGCGCGCGTGCTCGAAGTTCTCGACACGACCACGTCCTTTGACCGTGAGGAAAGACACGCCTTCTTTGCCGGGCTCAACATCGCTCCGCTCGGCAATATCGGTCTTTCGAATGACGACCGGGACTATCTCAGTGACCTGGTTGCCGAATACGCCGCGTCGGAGGGTGTTCTCCGGCGGCTCTACAATCCGGAATCGCTGTTCGCATCGCATGGTACCTGCTGCGCAGGGCTGATTGTCGGCGAACCCGCCGTTGTCGCGGAAGAAGGCACACCAAGCCTCCCGCCGGACGGAGCCTTCTACGGCAATGGCGACGAGCTGCGTACGAGCGGCAATCGCAATGTCATCCCTTATTTCGGCGTTGATCCTTTCTCGAGGCTCATATCGATCAGAACGTCGTTCGAGGACGATGTCAGGCAGTTCATTGCGGCCTTTCTCTTTGCCTATCATCAGAAAGCGGACGTGATCGTCCTGCCACGCGGTCTGCCTGACCCCAAACGCAGCGTCGTCGATCCGAAGAACGAGCTGAAGGCCGACCTCGAATTGTGGAAAAACGAGGATGCCGCCAATCTGTTCACGCGCATTGCCGTTGCTGACCAGGGTGGCCCCGAACTGGAGCCGAAAGCCGCGCAGAAAGGCTCCAACCCGGATCGCCCGTGGCATATTCTCAAGCAGCTCATCCTCGCCATCAGCCGGCACATCCCGATCGTCTGTGCCGCAGGAAACAGTGGCGAGAGCCAGTTGATCTATCCGGCAAGTCTTGCCGCCGATAACAACGGCATCATCGCTGTTGGGGCCGTTACCGTCGAAGGTTTCCGTTCGGGTTACAGCAATTACGGCGAAGGATTGACGGTCGTCTCCCCCTCTGACGACGGTGAGGTCTTCAACAGGCATCAGTTGCGCCTCGACCGGCTTTCCCCATTTGCCGCGCAGCACGACTACGGCACTTTTCGAACGCGAGAATACTACTATTCGCACTTCTCGCTGCTGACGACGGACCTGTCGGGGATATTCGGTTATAATCATGGCTCCGATCCGTGGTCTGCCATCGTGCCGTTCGGAACCAATCCGGGCATCGGGGGCGGATACTACACCACGTTCGGGGGCACCTCCGGCGCGTCGGCGCAGGTGGGCGGGCTATGCGCCCTGATACAGCGGGCCTACAAGAGCCGCCACAATCCCGGTGACCGCCTCTCAGGCCCCCACGTGAAGTCAATTCTGAAGGCCGCATCCCGCCTGGACGCCATTGTCGCGCCCGGAACGAGGAAACTGACGGCGGATTGCATGAATGCCGAAAGCGAAGACGCGCTCGATATGGCCTATTTCTTTGGGTCGGGCCTGCCGAATGCGCGGGCGGCGGTGCAGGCAGCTCTGGCGATCTGA
- a CDS encoding phosphatase PAP2 family protein, whose amino-acid sequence MEADTTSELQSKIVSFLNSYKFRIEPDTVLPCEPRDDASADPLAGASPAAPDATSQPALFFGTDEDASPMGGPMMATMAVASVLNKSVANKSVLNKASLNKNKNKNKNKNKNKSTMDGASLGVSQLIPSFELRRLHQQPSRNAYAAARRFTWEMLDIVPPPGPDYTRLETTVLLSMQRRDRERVRRLPDIQIESTISVAEFTRALHIEDLGGFEQTEGLFQAILTACEYVGLIYKSQFNRLRPNQFEPMLRPLLAVPAHESYPSNHSFQCFSIAFAFSTILPEHPATDELARIAQNVAENREWAGLHYPSDTQAGRDLARRFAPYLHDAFGPLFQAVHDEWV is encoded by the coding sequence ATGGAAGCGGACACTACCTCGGAACTACAATCAAAAATTGTTTCATTTCTAAACAGTTATAAATTCAGGATTGAGCCGGATACGGTTCTTCCATGCGAACCCAGGGACGATGCCAGCGCTGATCCCCTCGCCGGTGCATCGCCGGCTGCGCCTGATGCGACCTCCCAACCTGCGCTTTTCTTCGGCACGGATGAAGACGCATCGCCCATGGGCGGGCCTATGATGGCGACGATGGCCGTAGCCTCGGTCCTCAACAAGAGCGTCGCGAACAAGTCAGTGCTCAACAAGGCGTCGCTGAACAAAAACAAGAATAAAAACAAGAATAAAAATAAGAACAAGTCGACGATGGACGGCGCCAGTCTCGGCGTGTCGCAACTAATCCCCTCCTTCGAACTGCGCAGACTGCATCAGCAACCATCCCGCAACGCCTATGCTGCGGCGCGGCGCTTCACCTGGGAGATGCTCGATATAGTGCCGCCGCCCGGTCCGGATTATACCCGCCTCGAGACGACGGTGCTGCTTTCCATGCAACGCCGTGACCGCGAACGTGTGCGGCGCCTGCCCGACATCCAAATCGAATCGACGATCTCCGTGGCGGAATTCACCCGCGCACTGCATATCGAGGATCTCGGCGGCTTCGAGCAGACGGAAGGCCTTTTCCAGGCGATCCTGACGGCCTGCGAATATGTCGGGCTGATCTACAAAAGCCAGTTTAACCGGCTGCGGCCAAACCAGTTCGAGCCCATGCTGCGGCCGTTGCTGGCCGTGCCGGCCCACGAGTCCTATCCCAGCAACCACTCGTTCCAGTGCTTTTCGATCGCCTTCGCGTTCTCGACGATCCTGCCGGAACATCCGGCCACCGACGAGCTTGCCCGCATCGCCCAGAATGTCGCCGAAAACCGCGAATGGGCCGGCCTGCACTATCCAAGCGACACGCAGGCGGGGCGAGATCTCGCCCGACGCTTCGCTCCCTACCTCCACGACGCGTTCGGCCCTCTGTTCCAGGCCGTACACGACGAGTGGGTCTGA